One segment of Brassica napus cultivar Da-Ae chromosome C3, Da-Ae, whole genome shotgun sequence DNA contains the following:
- the LOC106385426 gene encoding two-component response regulator ARR16, with amino-acid sequence MNSGSCSSLMEVGYDHHHHGHEELHVLAVDDNLIDRKLVEKLLKISSCKVTTAENAIRALEYLGLGDHNQHMALTNNNLKVNLIITDYCMPGMTGFELLKKVKESSNLKEVPVVIMSSEYIPTRISKCLASGAQMFMQKPLKLSDVEKLKCHLMNSRS; translated from the exons ATGAACAGTGGCTCTTGTTCTTCTTTAATGGAAGTGGGTTATGATCACCATCATCATGGTCATGAAGAGCTTCATGTTTTGGCCGTGGATGATAATCTTATTGACCGTAAACTCGTAGAGAAGTTGCTCAAGATCTCCTCTTGCAAAG ttacaACAGCAGAGAATGCGATTAGAGCATTGGAGTATTTGGGTTTGGGAGATCATAATCAGCATATGGCATTGACCAATAAT AATTTGAAGGTGAATCTAATCATCACAGACTATTGCATGCCAGGAATGACAGGCTTCGAGCTACTCAAGAAAGTGAAG GAGTCATCGAATCTGAAAGAGGTCCCTGTTGTGATAATGTCTTCAGAGTACATTCCTACTCGCATCAGCAA ATGTTTGGCTAGTGGAGCTCAAATGTTTATGCAGAAGCCTCTGAAACTATCGGATGTTGAGAAACTTAAATGTCATCTCATGAACAGCAGAAGCTGA
- the LOC106388170 gene encoding pre-mRNA-splicing factor 38: protein MANRTDPLAKNIRGTNPQNLVEKIVRTKIYNHTFWKEQCFGLTAETLVDKAMELDHVGGTFGGNRKPTPFLCLILKMLQIQPEKEIVVEFIKNDDYKYVRILGAFYLRLTGSDVDVYRYLEPLYNDYRKVRQKLSDGRFSLTHVDEVIEELLTKDYSCDIAMPRLKKRWTLEQNGLLEPRKSVLEDDFEEEEEKEENEGMADGSEDEKDHYRRSPERERDRDRDRERRRDSHRHRDRDYDRDYDMDRDYERERGRGRDRDRERERDRDHYRDRDRERERGRDRERERARRRSRSRSRDRKRHESDDREEPKKKKEKKEKMKEDGTDHPDPEIAEANRLRASLGLKPLR, encoded by the exons ATGGCGAACCGGACGGATCCGTTGGCGAAGAACATAAGAGGCACGAACCCTCAGAATCTGGTGGAGAAGATCGTGCGGACGAAAATCTACAATCACACTTTCTGGAAAGAGCAGTGCTTCGGCCTCACGGCGGAGACGCTTGTAGATAAGGCTATGGAGCTCGACCACGTTGGCGGAACCTTCGGTGGTAACCGCAAGCCCACTCCTTTCCTTTGCCTGATACTGAAGATGCTGCAGATCCAGCCTGAGAAAGAGATCGTCGTGGAGTTCATCAAGAACGATGATTACAA GTATGTTCGTATTCTAGGTGCGTTTTATCTCCGTCTCACTGGCTCTGATGTTGATGTCTATCGCTACCTCGAGCCTCTCTACAATGACTACCGTAAAGTGAGGCAAAAGCTATCTGATGGGA GGTTTTCGTTGACGCATGTGGATGAAGTCATTGAGGAGCTCTTAACCAAGGACTATTCTTGTGATATCGCAATGCCACGCTTGAAGAAAAG GTGGACGCTTGAACAGAATGGTTTGTTAGAGCCGAGGAAGAGTGTTTTGGAAGACgactttgaagaagaagaggaaaaagaggaGAATGAAGGGATGGCTGACGGATCTGAAGACGAGAAG GATCACTACCGTAGGAGTcctgaaagagaaagagataggGACAGAGACAGGGAAAGGAGACGTGATAGTCATAGGCACAG GGACCGTGATTATGATAGAGACTATGACATGGATCGAGACTATGAGAGGGAACGTGGGCGTGGTCGAGACCGGgatagggagagagagagagatagagatcaCTATAGGGACCGAGACAGGGAGAGGGAACGAGGCAGagacagagaaagagagagggcaAGGCGGAGGAGTAGAAGCAGGAGTAGGGATCGTAAGAGACATGAGAGTGATGATAGGGAGGAacctaagaagaagaaggagaagaaggagaagatgaaggaAGATGGTACGGATCATCCAGATCCTGAGATTGCAGAAGCTAATAGACTGAGAGCATCTCTGGGACTGAAACCCTTGAGATAA
- the LOC106448557 gene encoding replication protein A 70 kDa DNA-binding subunit A-like has product MSNERKLCLIKDLKPFRDEWRLTLKLLHSWKQTTSYGGDTLECVLVDQTGAKIQASCKRSQITRVQRYLRVGEWKVIDTVKITGVGVGQYRPTTQQYKMTIIGDTSITPSDYRNDNHFLNLANYEEIGNGKLKPHFLIDIMGQVTDLGPVAMVQAKGNDTKRVHFRLRDTSGHEVACCLWGKYAEQFESVEEANDESIICLIRFAKISEYRGEKQITNAFDASLVFLNPTMEEAIDFKQKMLNDPLPLAILDQSNEKKIITRVAHDWNEVDVRCISEILQSFELLAIDHINENSSEDVSTPSNKRKEDECDQMDMTSTSKKLCTNIIKVEKTKTD; this is encoded by the exons ATGTCAAACGAAAGAAAATTGTGTCTTATTAAGGATCTCAAACCGTTCCGAGATGAATGGCGTCTCACTCTGAAACTGCTTCATTCCTGGAAACAAACCACCAGCTATGGAGGAGATACTCTTGAGTGCGTCCTGGTTGACCAAACT GGTGCTAAAATCCAAGCATCATGCAAGAGATCTCAAATAACTCGTGTTCAACGTTACCTACGTGTTGGTGAATGGAAGGTCATTGACACCGTGAAAATAACTGGGGTAGGAGTGGGTCAATATCGACCTACGACGCAGCAGTACAAGATGACAATCATAGGAGACACATCAATAACCCCTTCTGATTATCGGAATGATAATCACTTCCTTAATCTGGCTAACTACGAGGAGATTGGTAATGGAAAGCTGAAACCCCATTTTCTAATTG ATATCATGGGACAGGTTACTGATCTTGGACCAGTAGCTATGGTCCAAGCTAAGGGAAATGACACAAAAAGAGTTCATTTCCGTTTGCGTGATACAAG TGGTCATGAAGTGGCATGTTGCTTATGGGGAAAATATGCTGAGCAATTTGAATCGGTGGAAGAAGCTAATGATGAAAGTATTATATGCTTGATAAGGTTTGCAAAAATCAGCGAATACAGAG gaGAAAAACAAATAACCAATGCATTTGATGCTTCACTTGTGTTTCTCAATCCAACAATGGAGGAAGCTATCGATTTTAAACAGAA GATGTTGAATGATCCTCTTCCCCTAGCTATTTTGGATCAAAGTAATGAAAAGAAGATAATCACAAGGGTTGCTCACGATTGGAATGAGGTAGACGTGAGATGTATTTCTGAGATTTTACAGAGTTTTGAG cTTCTTGCAATTGATCATATCAATGAGAACTCATCAGAAGATGTTTCCACCCCAAGTAACAAGCGTAAGGAAGATGAGTGTGATCAAATGGACATGACATCTACATCTAAGAAGTTATGCACTAATATCATAAAGGTGGAGAAGACAAAGACTGATTAG
- the LOC106388169 gene encoding U-box domain-containing protein 63-like codes for MTTRVLLLSLPRRRFNPLCALRTFTLSASPPSPQVSEFSGGKAMSVNDGLDPRFLYHVEDESLRFRVGESGPKSRELDHRRFESSGFRQGFCGNEKDEMRYSNGDDEDEDVVCIRRGSSLDQPGIDSCSSVPAETNRESKDLGSAGWELVAREEDEEEEEDKASLDRRKVVMSNDSSSQCNAQAKRDFASVEKERGTSVSSWESLKSILSDPVTGALMSDATILPCGHSFGAGGLQEVKRMKACFTCSQPTSEGSEKPNLSLRIVVHAFRQEEESDHVHSLKRRKERSDQHKRTFCVPNITDTPKSSSSRGIQCPFSIGDRIIIEGNKRTPPRFVGRKAVIMTHCLNGWYVVKTVDNAESIKLQHCSLAKIADNSPSEVTVAEMAPPWLSSS; via the exons ATGACGACGCGCGTGCTTCTCTTGTCCCTCCCACGTCGTCGTTTTAATCCTCTCTGTGCTCTTCGTACCTTCACTCTCTCAGCTTCCCCTCCGTCTCCACAAGTTTCCGAATTTTCCGGCGGAAAAGCAATGTCCGTGAACGACGGCCTCGATCCTCGGTTCCTATACCATGTTGAAGACGAATCTCTGAGATTCCGCGTCGGAGAGTCCGGTCCCAAGAGCAGGGAGCTCGATCATCGTCGTTTCGAAAGTTCCGGATTCCGGCAAGGCTTCTGCGGAAACGAGAAGGATGAGATGAGATACtccaatggagatgatgaagatgaggacGTCGTTTGTATTCGAAGAGGCAGCTCTCTAGATCAGCCTGGTATTGATTCTTGTAGCTCTGTACCTGCAGAAACCAACAGAGAAAGTAAAGATCTAG GTTCAGCTGGTTGGGAACTAGTTGCGAgagaagaggacgaggaagaggaagaagataaaGCATCTCTGGATCGCCGTAAGGTGGTGATGAGTAATGATAGTTCCAGCCAATGTAACGCGCAGGCAAAGCGAGATTTTGCTTCTGTGGAGAAGGAGAGAGGCACTAGTGTCAGCTCTTGGGAGTCTCTCAAGTCCATCCTCTCTGATCCTGTCAC CGGAGCGTTGATGAGTGATGCTACAATACTGCCTTGTGGACATTCTTTCGGAGCTGGAGGCTTACAAGAAGTTAAAAGAATG AAAGCATGTTTCACTTGTTCCCAGCCTACTTCAGAAGGGTCAGAAAAGCCAAATCTTT CTCTCAGAATTGTAGTTCATGCTTTCCGCCAAGAAGAAGAGTCGGATCATGTTCACTCGTTGAAGCGAAGGAAAGAAAGGTCGGATCAG CACAAGAGAACTTTCTGTGTTCCAAACATCACAGATACTCCTAAGAGTAGTAGTAGTAGAGGCATTCAGTGTCCTTTCTCCATTGGAGATCGAATCATCATAGAG GGAAACAAAAGGACACCTCCACGGTTTGTGGGACGCAAGGCTGTGATAATGACACATTGCTTAAATGGATG GTATGTTGTGAAGACAGTGGACAATGCAGAGTCTATTAAGTTGCAACATTGCTCACTTGCCAAGATTGCAGACAACTCACCTTCTGAGGTAACAGTGGCCGAAATGGCGCCGCCTTGGCTGTCTAGTTCATAG
- the LOC106388166 gene encoding uncharacterized protein LOC106388166, with protein sequence MDEKRGVSSEPASIPPLSGEKRKESGLEERDELGSKRAKVRDLDSDTKISSLQPKISSGQMSEVLVAPAAEGLGRVVVREKDVSAKDDNRLVANSGKQALPEKNVLAKDDSKCESQRGGQVDAVSKNSSLLKPREVSESVVVSPRDPSVSNQMCGAEGSLEKSDSMRRWMEMKRNGFLSGPLGGVSAPSSAAPTTPVEVPAQKQQKNKRRGDSVKKRNEAPRKEQQQVDRFSNVTAPSGLLTELNPGIINHVRSKKQVCSIIEALIRNATHDGERNTDLNVRGSVREDKALAFKLPSTGASDHANSFTTPEQATSLAVQAATVASQWLDFLHQDLSGRLAAVQESKNRVHNILTAELPLLVSSKESSSTNVSGDVTSDKTGKETHHIKWSAKFDQIKKALLDEEKDLEQSLNQVKEMQSRCNEGLRQMDESSPFSSQSSDSSFGKDGSSVETSMAVQATAASIFSTCSFLLSMMKPPATSS encoded by the exons ATGGATGAAAAGAGAGGGGTTTCGTCTGAACCGGCATCGATTCCTCCG CTTTCGGGAGAGAAGCGTAAGGAAAGTGGATTAGAAGAGAGAGATGAATTAGGGTCTAAACGTGCCAAAGTGCGAGATCTGGATTCTG ATACTAAAATTAGTAGTTTGCAACCAAAAATAAGTAGTGGACAGATGTCTGAAGTGCTTGTGGCTCCTGCTGCTGAAGGTTTAGGAAGGGTAGTAGTGAGAGAAAAGGATGTTTCCGCTAAAGATGATAATAGATTGGTTGCTAATTCTGGAAAACAGGCTTTGCCTGAAAAGAATGTTTTGGCTAAAGATGATAGTAAATGCGAGTCGCAACGAGGAGGACAAGTTGATGCggtttctaaaaatagcagccTCTTGAAACCGAGGGAGGTTTCTGAATCCGTTGTTGTTAGTCCACGAGATCCTTCGGTTTCAAATCAGATGTGTGGTGCAGAGGGTTCACTGGAAAAGTCAGATTCGATGCGGCGGTGGATGGAAATGAAGCGAAACGGTTTTCTCTCTGGCCCTTTGGGTGGAGTATCAGCACCGAGCTCTGCAGCACCAACTACTCCTGTTGAAGTACCCGCGCAAAAGCAGCAGAAGAATAAGAGACGAGGCGATTCTGTAAAGAAGAGAAACGAAGCTCCTAGGAAGGAACAGCAGCAGGTAGATAGGTTCTCGAATGTTACCGCGCCAAGTGGATTGCTGACGGAGTTGAATCCTGGGATCATTAACCATGTCAGGAGCAAGAAGCAGGTCTGCTCTATTATTGAAGCGTTGATTCGAAATGCGACTCATGATGGGGAAAGAAATACTGATTTGAATGTAAGAG GTTCAGTCAGAGAAGATAAGGCATTAGCGTTTAAGTTACCATCTACCGGGGCATCTGATCATGCCAACTCCTTTACAACCCCGGAACAAGCCACGTCTCTAGCTGTTCAAG CTGCTACCGTAGCATCTCAATGGTTGGATTTTCTTCACCAAGACCTCAGTGGACGGCTTgcag CTGTACAGGAAAGTAAGAACAGAGTTCATAATATCTTGACGGCCGAGTTACCACTTCTCGTTTCATCAAAAGAGTCTTCTTCTACGAATGTCTCTGGTGATGTTACTTCTGATAAAACAGGAAAAGAGACGCATCATATTAAGTGGTCTGCAAAATTTGATCAGATTAAGAAAGCTCTTTTGGATGAAGAGAAAGATCTG GAACAGTCATTAAACCAAGTGAAGGAGATGCAGTCACGATGCAACGAAGGTCTACGACAAATGGATGAGTCCTCGCCTTTCAGTTCTCAGTCATCAGATTCAAG TTTTGGGAAAGATGGTAGCAGTGTGGAGACTAGTATGGCGGTTCAGGCGACTGCAGCTTCTATTTTTTCAACCTGCAGTTTTCTTCTGTCCATGATGAAGCCGCCGGCTACTAGTTCCTAA